TGGCGAAATGGATGCAGTTCGGAGATCAATAATTGACCATTGGGCGTGAGCGCTTGGCTGGCTCGGGCAAAAAAGTGATCGAGATCAGCCAAGTGCTCAAGTACCAAATTGGTTACCACTAAATCGAAATAAGCCTTGGCAACCGGCCATGTTTTGGTTAAATCGGCTTGCTGAAATTGCACATGCTGCGCATTAATTTTGCTGCGTGCTTGCTCCAACATGCCGCTTGAAAAATCTAGCCCCACAACTGCTGCGCCAATTGTGCTGAAAAACTGGGTATTTTTGCCAGTACCACAGCCCAACTCCAAGATTGCTTGATACTGCTGGCCTTGCAAAAGCTGCTGCATCACCTGTTGATCAAGGTCGCGGGTGCGGTTGCGATCGCTATCGTAGCTGCTGGCCCATTGGTTATACGCTTGTTGAATTGACATTGCTTTGCTCCTGTATCAAGCCTTGAGCATAGCAGCGTCGGTGGTTTACAACATCAGCCTTAAAACCTAATCGCAGACCAAACGGCCTGCGATCGGAAACTTGGAATGTAATTGTAATTTAGACGAAGGCTGGTACACCGGTAATTTCGCGGCCAACCACGAGGGTATTGATTTCGTTGCTGCCTTCGTAGGTATACACTGCTTCCATATCGGCAAAATGGCGGGCGATATGGTTTTCGAGTAACAAGCCGTTGCCACCAAAAATTTCGCGGCCTAGCGCCACAATTTGGCGAGCTTTGGCCGAATTGTTCATTTTGGCCAGCGACGATTGACCATCGGTCATCAAGCCTTGGTCACGCAGCACGCTCAAGCGCCAGGTAGTTAATTCCATCGCCACCACTTCTGCTAGCATCTTGACTAATTTTTCTTGAATTAATTGATAGCCCGCGATTGGCTTGCCAAACTGTTTGCGTTCTTGGCTATAGCGCAAGGCCATTTCATAGGCAGCCTGAGCATGGCCCACACCTTCCCATGCTACGCCAAAGCGGGTGTTGGCCAATACTACCGCCGTATCTTTGAACGATCGCGCTTTTTCGAGGCGATTGCTGGTCGGAATGCGACAATTTTCAAGCTTGATTTCAGCATTCCAAAGGGCACGTTTGGCGATTTTGCCATGCATCACGGTCGCTTCAAAGCCTGGAGTACCTTTTTCGACCAAGAAGCCTGTTACTTGGTTGGTGGCTTCATCGCGTGCCCAAACAATAATCACATCGGCAAACGAGGCGTTGCCAATCCAACGTTTTTGGCCGTTGAGCACATAGTGGTCGCCATCTAGCCGCGCAGTGGTTTGAATATGCGAGGCATCTGAGCCGTTATCTGGCTCGGTCAGGGCAAACGCCCCAATTTTTTCCATCGAAGCCAATTTGGGCAACCAATATTCTTTTTGGGCTTCCGAGCCACAATAATAGATACTTGACATCGCCAAGCCACTGGTTACGCCAAAAAAGGTACAAACTGAGCCATCAACTTTGGCCATTTCGGCTGCAACCAAGCCAGTTGCCACGCTCGATAAGCCTGGGCAGCCATAACCCTGAATTGTGCCGCCACAGACCTTGAGTTCAGCCAACTTGGGAATTAACTCGAACGGAAATTCGCCCTTCTCCCAATATTCGTTGATGATTGGCTTAACTTCACGCTGCATAAAGCCACGCACCCGATCACGTACTTCACGCTCTTCAGGCGTTAACAGCAAATCAAATTGGTAGAAGTCCAAGGCGGGGTCGGCGGTGTGCTCTTGCATCGTCATTGATGGATTCTCCTTATATGATCTTGCGTCGGATCGAGGATGACGCACTGCGTTATTCACTATACCACACTTTTGGAAAGGATGAAGGATGAATTATGAGGGATGAAATCAAAAGTCAGAAGGCAAAAAATAGTAGGGGTAAGGGGCTAGGGATCAGGGATCAGGTGATGGATAGGATCATCAACAAAATCTGTGTAATCTGTGGCAAAAAAACAAACCTTCGTGTTCTTCGTGCTCTTCGTGGATCAGGCTTTTAACGCAGAGGCGCAGAGAGCATGGGCTATAGGTGATTGGCTATTGGAAGAGCAATTTGTGAAATTCGTGCAATTCGTGGCTAAAAAACAAACCTTCGCGGCCTTCGTGTTCTTCGCGGTTTCAGTCCTTCGTGCTCTTCGTGTCCTTCGTGGATCAACTACTGGCCTAAATCGCGTAGGCGTTCTTCGGCTTGCAAACGCCAACGATCGTCGGGGCTGGCTTGTTGGCTGATCAAGCGATAGGCTTCACGCGCTAGATCGATTTGGTTGGCTTCTTCAGCGGTCAGGCCTTGATAATAGCGAGCTTCATGAAAATTACTATTCAAACTCAAGGCTCGTTCAAACGATTTAATTGCATCATTGGTGCGGTTTTGAGCGCGATAAGTCCGTCCAAGCCAATATAAGGCAGTTGGGTCATTTTGGTTGCGCCGTACTGATTGATCGAGCGCTTCTTCGGCAGCTTGTAGGTTGTTTTGGCTCAGATAGAGCTTGCCTTGCAAATATAATGCTTCGCTATTTTGAGTATCTAATTGGGCGGCCCGACCATAATCGCTAATCGCGGCGGCCATTTGGTTTTGGCGCTCGTTGAGTTTGCCGCGCTCAAACAAAGCTCGCGCATCATTTGGCCGATAATTCAAGGCTCGATCAAGCAAACGCCGCGCCTCAGCATCGTATTCGGCAGCCTGAGTTGGATCATAGGCGTAGCTATTGATCGCCATATTGCAATAAGCTCGGCCAGCACCAAATAGCGCTTCGGCATTATTCGGATCAGTCGCCAGCACCAAATTAAATTCATCAAGCGCCCGCTCGTAGAAGCCTTGCTCGACCAAGGCCTGGCCTAGCCAAAAATGGGCATTGGTGCTATTGGGTTCACGGGCGAGCGCTTGATTGTAATAGCCAATCGCCACTTGCCACTCACCCCGATCGGCAGCGGTGCGGCCTAAGCCGATGTACGCCGGAATAATTGTCGAATCGTTATCCAAAATTTCGTTGTAGGCCGTAATTGCTTCATCAAACCGCCGTTCGCGCCGAAAACTCTCGGCAATCCCAAGCTGAGCTTCGATGTACACACCATCAGCATCACGAGCGATCGCTGCCCGTTCTTGCTCGCGAGCCGCTTCAAAACGACCTTGTTCAAGGTAGGCTTGGGCCAAATAATGGCGTGATTCAGGCACATTTGGGTTGAGCCGCACCGATTGTTCCAAGGCATCGGCGGCCTCGCTATAACGCCCAATCTCCAAAAATTCGCGGCCCATATCCTCAAAATTGCGCGGATCTTCGCCGCCAGCGTCGATTGCTCGTTGATAGGCCGCCACGGCATTATCGGGCTGGTCGAGATAGCGTGCATACAATTGACCTAAAGCGAGATGGGCCTCGACATAGCTGGTATTAATTTCAGTTGCAACTTGATAGGCTTTTTCGGCTCCAGCATAATCACCACGGTTTTGGCGCAAACGACCAATTTCATAAGCGGCACTAGCATTGCTGCCATCAACATTCAAAGCCCGCAAGAACATATCTTCGGCTGATTGATCTTGGCCTGCTTGGGCATAGACCTTGCCTAATTCAACCAAAGCTGGGCTGTTATTCGCATTGGCTAAAGGCAAAAGCGTCACTTCAGCATCGGCCAAAGCCCCAAGCTCGCGTTGCGCTGTGCCCAGGGTAATCCGTGCTCCAAGGTTATCAGGGCGATTAGCTACAATCCATTGCAGATAGGGCAAGGCGGCAGCCCATTGTTTATCGCCAACTTCTAGGCGAGCAGCCAAAATATAGCCAGGTGTAAAATTTGGGGCAGCAGCAATGGTTTTTTGCAAATAATCGCGGACTGCTTGGTTGCGCTCAGGACTTGGGCCTTCGGTATTAAAACGGGTGACCGCCAAGCCATACCAGCCCTCAGGTCGATTAGCATTTAATTCGCTAGCTTTGGTGTAGTAATCCATGGCCGTTTTTGGTGCACCCAAAATCCGATGCACTCGCCCTGCCTGAATCAAAATTGGATAATTTTGGTCTTGGGCTTTGGCAAGTGGGTCGATGACATCTTGGGCTAGTTCTAGCGGCGGATCATCTCCAAACATGCCATCCCACATGCTGCGCAAACGGCCTTTTTGCTCAACTGAGGCTGCAATACCCTCTTCGGTCATTGCGACTACTTGCCAATAGCGCACCTGATTCAGCAATTCAAAGGCTTGGCGTGAATGAGCTTCGTGCACCCGACCCGATTCTGGCAAGCCTGCCGCATCATCACGGGCTGCAATTTGGCGTTGCTCAGTTGAAATCGTTTCAAGCGTAACCACTGCGCTATCAAGCCGTTGGCGCACAATTGTTAGGGTTTCGCGCGACAACGGCGGCACAATCTCCAATTCCCATAGCGGCTGATCGCCATTGTTGACCAATTGGGCCACTTGTACCCGCGCTGTCATCAACTGCACCAATGGATCAGCGCCAGCATAACTATTCAGATTATTGATGGTTTCGATGGCCTGCGCCAATTGATTGGCTTGTAATTGAGCCTCGACCAAGGCCAATTTATTGCTGATGCCATTGGGATTGAGCTTGACCGCTAAGGCCAACTCACCGACTGATACCGCCGGATCAACCCCACGTAACGCCAACAAACCACGATTCAGATGTAGCGCTGTGAGATCGCTATTTGTGCCTTTGAGCCGTTCTTGAGCTGTATTGAAGGCTTGAGTTGCCTCGGAAAAACGGCCTTGCTCCAGCAACACAACCCCAAGGTTATTCCAATATTCGGGTTTATCGGCAGTTTCTAAGGCTCGCCGAAAATCGCCCTCGGCTAGACTCCATTGCTCTTGCAGCGCGGTAATCGAGCCACGAATCCCCAAGAGCAAATCGGGGCGTAACGGCCCATCCACAGCATAGCGATCAAGCAAACTATTAATTGCTTGGATGGCTTGATCGTACTCGCCCATTTGATAGAGATCGATTACAACTAAAATTTCGCCGAGCACAGCTTGGGCATTAAACGGTTGGTCGGCCAGACGATACACCAGTGGTAAACTCAGGCGTTCGCGCAAGCCCAATGAGCGATCATGCGGCAAGGGTTGGCGCGGAGTCCAGAGCAATTGCGGCTCAATGCTAGCACTATTGGCATCACCGCCAGCGACAATTGTGCCCCAAATCACCAGATCATACTTGGGCCGATCGGCCAAATTCCAAGCACTTTGGGCATCGGCAATTGGGGTTTTGAGCACCGCAAATTGCAAATCATTGGCCCGAACCTGCCAAGCCTCAGCCATGGTAGTTGCTGCGGCAAAACCTTCTTGGGCTGGTTGGCCTGCGCTGCTGGTAAATGGCGAGAGAATTACCTTAGCGTGGACAGTTTCAGCAACTGGGCTACCAAAAAGGCCCAATAAATTTAAACTCAGAAAAAAAGCAATTAAGATAATCAGGAAGAAAATAACCAGGCCCATGCTGCCGCGCGATTGAACTTCATCGCGAATGCGTACTGCCCATGAGCGCTGAGTGCGCAAATCGCGAGCACGCAGGGTTGGGGCTATTGTGCCAGTTGCACGGGCAGCAGGGCGACGCTGACGAATCGCAATTAAGCGCTGCACACGGCCAGTCCGATATAAGTTATAGCCAAATAGCCCACACAACAAAATAACAAAAATCCATCCGATCATCGAGCCTCCAGCCGCACCAAGTGCAAAGCCAACGATAGATACTCGTGAATAGGAATGGTCGGCTTCAAACCAGTCTGGATTTGAAGCTGGGCAAAACCTTGTTCATAGCTTGATTGATTGAGTTTTAGCATAATTTGCGGCAAGCTCTGCCAACGTTCGGGCACATGCGGCACGACATCGCGATAGCCCAACACCAAGGCATCGGGCATAATTTCGCTATCGGCTTCGATCACAAATAATGATTGTTGTTGGAGCAAATCGCTCAGCAGATCGACAAGGCCAAAATCTTGGGCGATAACCCCAATTGTTGGGCCACGTTTACGCCGATCTTGCTCTATCGTCTGTTTTTGCGAGCGCCGATCAACCACATAGACGCTGCCGGTTTGTTGTTTGGCGACGCGCTTCATCTCGGCGGCGGTGCGACTCAGGTCGTGATAAGTTTGCTGGATATCTTCACGATGCAGCACCACACCGACCGAAAGGGTCTGGATCGGCACAGGTTTGTTGCTGCTATTGGGATCGTACAGGGTCAAAATCCGCTGATCAAAGCGCCGAATCAAATCTTCACAGAGGGCATTGACATGTTCCGATGCCATAATCAGGGCAAAATCATCGCCGCCAATATGGCCAATAAATAGCCCTTCATCGTTGTACTCAGCCTTGATTTCCGTCAAAATTGTGGCCAACAGCTTGATCACCAAATCGCCACGAGCAAAACCATAGCTATCGTTGTAGGCTTTGAAATTATCCAAATCGAGGTATAACAAGGCAAAGGCTTGTTGTTGGCGCAAGCGATGGTTAACTTCCTCTTCGATCAAAATATTGCCAGGCAAGCCAGTCAGTGGGTTGAGCACGGGGCGGCGGGTTGCTCGCAACAACTGAGCGCGAACTCGCGCCAGTAGTTCGGGCATTTGAAACGGCTTGACGATATAATCATCAGCGCCCAATTCAAAGCCAGTCACCACATCCTCAATCGCAGTGCGTGCAGTCAGCACAATAATTGGAATATGCGCCAGCCGCGTATCGTTGCGCAATTGGCGAATCGCCTCATAGCCATCGATGCGGGGCATCAAAATATCAACAATCATCAAATCGGGAATTTGCAGTTGGGCCTTGGCTAACAGGTCGCCGCCATCGTTGGCAAGAGTAACCTCATACCCATGCTCAACTAAAATCAGTTCAAGCAATTGGCTTAGGGCTTCGTTATCGTCAGCAACGAGAATACGTTCAGGCATACTGTTCCCAAGGCAGCACCTAGCAAAAATACTAGGCTCAGATTAACAACTGGGCGTACAAACTCTCTAGGCTCAAATCGCGGCGCACGGTGTCGGGCGAGGCCACGGTTAATGCGGCGGCACTTGCTCCCAAGCGCACAGCTTCATCCAAGGTCAACTCATTCATTAGGCCAAATAAGACGGCGGCGGCCAAGGCATCGCCTGCTCCGGTGGCATCGACTACATCGCGCACCAAGGTTGGAATATGGCCATGACCATCGACAGTGGCATAGACTAGGCCTTCACGGGCTAAAGTGATAATCGCAATTTCCACGCCAAGCCGTACTAATTCTTTGGCCGCAGCCGTTGCCTCGGCAGGCGAAGTTACGGGCAAGCCAGTTAATGCTTCGGCTTCGCGCTCGTTGGGCGTAATCAAGTACATTCCGCGTAAACGATCACGGTAGCGGCCTGCTAAACCATAGGCAACCGGCTCGAAGCACACCGGAATATCTTCTTCGGCACAAATTTGCAAGATTACATCGGCAGTTGCCCGCGCCAAGTTCGCATCAATAAACACTGCATCAGCGGCCCGCAACAGCTGCACATTATCGTAAATATAATCGGGCGTTAATGCTCGTGCACAGTGGCTATCATCAAGCGCTGTATATAACAAACCATTGCGATCGAGCAGCGCCAAATAGGCTGCTGAATGTTGATCCTCTAAAATCATCATGGCATCGGTATCAACGCCAGCATCTTCAGTTTGTTGGATGATTAAGCGCCCAAATTCATCGTTGCCCACCGCAGCAATCAGGCTACTTTGTGCTCCCAAACGCGCCAAATTTTCAGCAATATTGCGGGCAACACCGCCAACACTAATTGTTAAACGGCCTGGATTCGAGGTTTTTTCAATCAATGGCTCAAGCAACCGCCCTTTGATATCCAGCCCTGCACCACCAATAACCACCACGCGCCAATCTGTATCCAAATGTTCCATGCCAGATAACTCCCTCGCTATATGGTTATTCTTGTTCGATCAGATTGTGTTCGCGGTAGGCTTTACGTTTTTCGTGCTCATCAAGCGCCAAGGTCAGCAAATGCTTCAAATCATCAGGTTTCATTTCAGGATTATCAGCAATGATCGTATTCATCCAATCTTGCAGCATCTGCAAACTGGAAGCATTTTCAATTTCGTTGCGTTGACGTTGAATTTCCAGATCAGTTTCAGCCAATTTCTTGCGTTGATAGGCTTCGGCATCGGCCATTGCGATTGTGCGCTTAATTTCTTGTTCCGACAAACGATTGGCTGTTTGAATTTCGAGATCAGCGGTAATTGCCCGATAGAAGGCCTTAATTCGATCAGGATTAAGCACAACTTGGGTAATGCCAATATCGAGCACTTCGATGCCCCATTGTTGCACTTTTTCTTGCACACGATTTTTCAATTGGGCAGCAATTTCGGCTCGCCGTGCCGAAATATCAGCAGGTGCAAGCTTACCATAACTGCGTTTTTCAGGATTATAAAAGGTATTATCGTGAATAATGGCGCGTAAATCTTCCTCAACATCGCGGCGTAATTGTGATTGAATCGCTTCGATCCAAAAATCGGCACTCATACGCACTTGCATCACGTCCATATTACGCCGATCGGCAATTTCTTTAAAAATATGGTCACGGTTGGGATAGTTGTAAGGTAATTTCAAAAAGCCTTCATAGCGCATTTCGACGGGCATGCTTTCACCCTCATCAGGGAAGCGCTGAATAATTCGCGATTGGGTATCAACCATAATTTTATCGACAGTATGCAGCGAAGCTGTATCAACCATTTCAATTTCAACATCAGTTTGGATGTTGTAGGTTGGCATCACGGCTACGCCAACTTCGAGGGCGGGCACAATTGGCGAGTGCAAACCAGGCGGGCGAATAATATGCTGATGATCCATGCGGCGTTGAATCAGCAAGACTTCGCCTTCTTCAACATGCTGGCCAATTCGCGCGGTCATGGCCAAGAAGATCATATAGACCCCAGCCAAAAGCACTGGAGCACACATCAAACCCAGCAAATTGCCATTTAAGGCTTGTTGGCCAAGCAAGGCCGCACATGAAACAGCAGTAATGCCAGTTAATGTTCCTAACATATTGCGTGCTGATTCACGTTGAGCAACTGAGCCGCCACTAAACGCCAAAAAAAGCCCAATTAGGACAATTAACAACAGAATTATCCCAACCAGACCCTGATTTGCTTGATTTTGCGCTGGCCCAATATAAATAAATAAACAGCTTACCAGCAGGATAATCACGAGGACAGAGGGCGATAAACGGCTCATCGTTGGCCTCCCATGCAGTTAAGCCGCAAGCCAGCAGCAAGGCTCTAAAACTATTAACAACTATTGCGGCTTATTATACACGATGCTTGCAAGCAGGCGTAAGCGAGAGGTCAGGTGCTAGCAGTCAGAGGTACGAAGATCGTGAAGGGGCGGTTTTTAGCCAACGAAGAGCACGAAGGACACGAAGAGCAAGGATTCAGGATCTAGGGATCAGCTTTGTATTATCTCGCCCATCATGAATCCTGACCCCCTGATCGCTGAACCCCTATCACTTTGACAGCAGTGACTCAGACTTGTATCCTTAGGTGAAACAAAGTTTTGCACCAAAACCTACTAAGGAGTTAAGTTTAATGAGTAAGCCAACGATTGTTGTCCTTGAGGGCGATCAAACGGGGCAAGAACTGCTTGAAGAAAGTCTGCGCGTCCTTGATCCTGCGGTGACGGGCGTTGATATAGAGCTAAAGCGCTACGATTTGAGCCTCGAATCGCGCCGAGCAACCAATAATCAAATTGTGTTGGAAGCAGCTCAAGCTATGAAGGAAGCTGGTTTTGGCTTGAAAGCTGCCACAATCACCCCCGAAAAAGCTGGCGATGTTGGTAGCCCCAACGCAATTTTGCGCGAACAAATCAATGGCACGGTGATTGTACGAACGGGCCGTCGGATTCCAGGCGTGCGGCCAGTTGGTGGTGCATATGCGCCAATCTCGGTCATTCGCATGGCGGTTGACGATGCCTATGGTGCCAAAGAATGGCGTGAAGGCGAAGGCGATAATGAAGTTGCCTATCGTACCGAGAAAATTACTCGTGGCACATGCCGCGCTGTTTCAGAATATGCCTTTATGCATGCTCGCCGCATGAAAGCCAAAGTTTTCGGCGGCCCTAAATATACGGTTAGCCCAATTTATGAAGGCATGCTCAAAGAAGAAATGGATGCTGCTGCTAAACGCTATGCTGACGTGCGTTACGAACCACAATTGATCGATGCAACCTATGCTTTGCTCTTGACCAATTCGGGCGATCCGATGGTGATTCCTGCGCTCAACCGCGATGGCGACTGCTTGAGCGACTTGGTATTGCAAATGTTTGGCACGATTGCTGGAGCTGAATCGTTGCTCTTAGCTTTCGACAAAGATTTCAAGGTCAATGTTGTGATGGCTGAAGCACCCCACGGCACGGCTCCCAGCTTGGAAGGCAAGAACGTTGCTAATCCAATGGCGATGATCTTGGCTTCAGCGGCCTTGCTTGATTATATTGATACACCTCAAGCTAACATGGCTGCTCGGGCAATCAGCGAAGCCACGTTGGAAGCTGTCTACGATGGCGTGCGCACCGCCGATTTGGGCGGCCACACCACCACCAGCGATTTCACCGACGAAGTGATTCGCCGCGTAAAAACTAAAATGGAAGTTTGGCCATCGCTCGGTAACTAAACCGTTCGCTGCCAGAAATTGCAGCCAACTTGCGCATTAGAAAGCACACTGCAACGGCGGAGTGTGCTTTTGTTGTATCTGGGGAGAAGAACATAGAGCAACGAACATAGAACATAGGAATGGGGAATCGTTTGTTGGGGGGTTTGATCTACAAAGGATAGGAAGAGCACGAAGCGTTATTTTTTTAGCCACGAATTACACGAATTGCACGAAAAATACTTTGATAGATCCGATTTTATTTTTTGCCTTCTATATTTAACGTTCATCCTTCATCCCTCATCCTTCATCCTTATCGATAGAGGTATTGCCATGACCAACAGTATCAGCGATTTTTTTGGCTCGAACAATGCTGGCTTTGGTGATGTGAATATTGATGCGGTGGTTGCGGGCAATAACAATCAAATTAACAAATATTTGCAATTACCAGCCCAAACCGACCCTTTACCAGCCGCTTTGGCACGCTTAGCAAGATTGCCACAAGATCGTTTACCTGAACGCAGCCAATTGCCACCGTACTCAGTCATGCCCTATGTGCCACTGAATGATTTTGTTGGGCGTGAAGCTCAGTTGTATCAATTGGCTCAAGCGATGTTACGCCCCGACCCAACCATGATTACGCCAACAGCCTTTGCCACCGGCATGGGCGGGATTGGCAAAAGTAGCCTAGCCCTTGAATTTGCCCATCGCTATGGCAGTTATTTTGCTGGTGGGGTATTTTGGTTGTATGCCGCCACCAACGAAACCCTGCAAGCCAGCCTTGATCGCTGTTGGGATAGCCTGAAACCAGACGAATGGCGCTATGAAGTTAAGCCTGAAACCCGACTGCAGGTGGTACGCGAATTGTTTAATCAGCCCATGCCACGCTTGTTGATCTTCGATAATTGTGAAGATCCAGCCTTGTTTACTGCGTATCGTCCGCAGGCCAGCAGTGGTTGCCAAGTGCTGGTTACTAGTCGGCGCAGCCAATGGCAACTTGGCTCGATTAATCTGATTGTGCTGGATACCTTGCCGCCGCTCGAAAGCCGCCAATTGCTACAACAACTAGCCGCCCAACCGAATATTAACAACTATCTCAGCGATGATGCTGCTGATCAGTTGGCCGAATTGGTGGGGCATTTGCCTTTAGCCTTGCATTTGGTTGGCTCAAGCTTGAAATTTTATTTTCGTAAGCCTGCTGCTGAGTATATTACAGCCCTGCGAACCCAACGACTTGCCAGTTTGCAAGCGATGGTTAAGCCAACCAGCAAGCTCCATCAAAATAGAATCAACAATTTTTGGAGCGTGCGCGATACAGTTGAGCTTAGTTATGGCTTATTGCCTGCTGAATCAAGTCAAGCTTGTCGGCGTTTATTGCTGATAATGGCCTATTGTGCGCCGAATGTGCTAATTCCGTGGGAGTTATTGCAAACTGCCAGCGGCTACGATGATGATAGCT
This genomic interval from Herpetosiphon gulosus contains the following:
- a CDS encoding isocitrate/isopropylmalate family dehydrogenase; the protein is MSKPTIVVLEGDQTGQELLEESLRVLDPAVTGVDIELKRYDLSLESRRATNNQIVLEAAQAMKEAGFGLKAATITPEKAGDVGSPNAILREQINGTVIVRTGRRIPGVRPVGGAYAPISVIRMAVDDAYGAKEWREGEGDNEVAYRTEKITRGTCRAVSEYAFMHARRMKAKVFGGPKYTVSPIYEGMLKEEMDAAAKRYADVRYEPQLIDATYALLLTNSGDPMVIPALNRDGDCLSDLVLQMFGTIAGAESLLLAFDKDFKVNVVMAEAPHGTAPSLEGKNVANPMAMILASAALLDYIDTPQANMAARAISEATLEAVYDGVRTADLGGHTTTSDFTDEVIRRVKTKMEVWPSLGN
- a CDS encoding response regulator, translating into MPERILVADDNEALSQLLELILVEHGYEVTLANDGGDLLAKAQLQIPDLMIVDILMPRIDGYEAIRQLRNDTRLAHIPIIVLTARTAIEDVVTGFELGADDYIVKPFQMPELLARVRAQLLRATRRPVLNPLTGLPGNILIEEEVNHRLRQQQAFALLYLDLDNFKAYNDSYGFARGDLVIKLLATILTEIKAEYNDEGLFIGHIGGDDFALIMASEHVNALCEDLIRRFDQRILTLYDPNSSNKPVPIQTLSVGVVLHREDIQQTYHDLSRTAAEMKRVAKQQTGSVYVVDRRSQKQTIEQDRRKRGPTIGVIAQDFGLVDLLSDLLQQQSLFVIEADSEIMPDALVLGYRDVVPHVPERWQSLPQIMLKLNQSSYEQGFAQLQIQTGLKPTIPIHEYLSLALHLVRLEAR
- a CDS encoding SPFH domain-containing protein; amino-acid sequence: MSRLSPSVLVIILLVSCLFIYIGPAQNQANQGLVGIILLLIVLIGLFLAFSGGSVAQRESARNMLGTLTGITAVSCAALLGQQALNGNLLGLMCAPVLLAGVYMIFLAMTARIGQHVEEGEVLLIQRRMDHQHIIRPPGLHSPIVPALEVGVAVMPTYNIQTDVEIEMVDTASLHTVDKIMVDTQSRIIQRFPDEGESMPVEMRYEGFLKLPYNYPNRDHIFKEIADRRNMDVMQVRMSADFWIEAIQSQLRRDVEEDLRAIIHDNTFYNPEKRSYGKLAPADISARRAEIAAQLKNRVQEKVQQWGIEVLDIGITQVVLNPDRIKAFYRAITADLEIQTANRLSEQEIKRTIAMADAEAYQRKKLAETDLEIQRQRNEIENASSLQMLQDWMNTIIADNPEMKPDDLKHLLTLALDEHEKRKAYREHNLIEQE
- a CDS encoding tetratricopeptide repeat protein; this encodes MIGWIFVILLCGLFGYNLYRTGRVQRLIAIRQRRPAARATGTIAPTLRARDLRTQRSWAVRIRDEVQSRGSMGLVIFFLIILIAFFLSLNLLGLFGSPVAETVHAKVILSPFTSSAGQPAQEGFAAATTMAEAWQVRANDLQFAVLKTPIADAQSAWNLADRPKYDLVIWGTIVAGGDANSASIEPQLLWTPRQPLPHDRSLGLRERLSLPLVYRLADQPFNAQAVLGEILVVIDLYQMGEYDQAIQAINSLLDRYAVDGPLRPDLLLGIRGSITALQEQWSLAEGDFRRALETADKPEYWNNLGVVLLEQGRFSEATQAFNTAQERLKGTNSDLTALHLNRGLLALRGVDPAVSVGELALAVKLNPNGISNKLALVEAQLQANQLAQAIETINNLNSYAGADPLVQLMTARVQVAQLVNNGDQPLWELEIVPPLSRETLTIVRQRLDSAVVTLETISTEQRQIAARDDAAGLPESGRVHEAHSRQAFELLNQVRYWQVVAMTEEGIAASVEQKGRLRSMWDGMFGDDPPLELAQDVIDPLAKAQDQNYPILIQAGRVHRILGAPKTAMDYYTKASELNANRPEGWYGLAVTRFNTEGPSPERNQAVRDYLQKTIAAAPNFTPGYILAARLEVGDKQWAAALPYLQWIVANRPDNLGARITLGTAQRELGALADAEVTLLPLANANNSPALVELGKVYAQAGQDQSAEDMFLRALNVDGSNASAAYEIGRLRQNRGDYAGAEKAYQVATEINTSYVEAHLALGQLYARYLDQPDNAVAAYQRAIDAGGEDPRNFEDMGREFLEIGRYSEAADALEQSVRLNPNVPESRHYLAQAYLEQGRFEAAREQERAAIARDADGVYIEAQLGIAESFRRERRFDEAITAYNEILDNDSTIIPAYIGLGRTAADRGEWQVAIGYYNQALAREPNSTNAHFWLGQALVEQGFYERALDEFNLVLATDPNNAEALFGAGRAYCNMAINSYAYDPTQAAEYDAEARRLLDRALNYRPNDARALFERGKLNERQNQMAAAISDYGRAAQLDTQNSEALYLQGKLYLSQNNLQAAEEALDQSVRRNQNDPTALYWLGRTYRAQNRTNDAIKSFERALSLNSNFHEARYYQGLTAEEANQIDLAREAYRLISQQASPDDRWRLQAEERLRDLGQ
- a CDS encoding acyl-CoA dehydrogenase family protein, which translates into the protein MTMQEHTADPALDFYQFDLLLTPEEREVRDRVRGFMQREVKPIINEYWEKGEFPFELIPKLAELKVCGGTIQGYGCPGLSSVATGLVAAEMAKVDGSVCTFFGVTSGLAMSSIYYCGSEAQKEYWLPKLASMEKIGAFALTEPDNGSDASHIQTTARLDGDHYVLNGQKRWIGNASFADVIIVWARDEATNQVTGFLVEKGTPGFEATVMHGKIAKRALWNAEIKLENCRIPTSNRLEKARSFKDTAVVLANTRFGVAWEGVGHAQAAYEMALRYSQERKQFGKPIAGYQLIQEKLVKMLAEVVAMELTTWRLSVLRDQGLMTDGQSSLAKMNNSAKARQIVALGREIFGGNGLLLENHIARHFADMEAVYTYEGSNEINTLVVGREITGVPAFV
- a CDS encoding carbohydrate kinase family protein, whose translation is MEHLDTDWRVVVIGGAGLDIKGRLLEPLIEKTSNPGRLTISVGGVARNIAENLARLGAQSSLIAAVGNDEFGRLIIQQTEDAGVDTDAMMILEDQHSAAYLALLDRNGLLYTALDDSHCARALTPDYIYDNVQLLRAADAVFIDANLARATADVILQICAEEDIPVCFEPVAYGLAGRYRDRLRGMYLITPNEREAEALTGLPVTSPAEATAAAKELVRLGVEIAIITLAREGLVYATVDGHGHIPTLVRDVVDATGAGDALAAAVLFGLMNELTLDEAVRLGASAAALTVASPDTVRRDLSLESLYAQLLI
- a CDS encoding class I SAM-dependent methyltransferase encodes the protein MSIQQAYNQWASSYDSDRNRTRDLDQQVMQQLLQGQQYQAILELGCGTGKNTQFFSTIGAAVVGLDFSSGMLEQARSKINAQHVQFQQADLTKTWPVAKAYFDLVVTNLVLEHLADLDHFFARASQALTPNGQLLISELHPFRQYQGSQARFQVQHGQIEVPAFTHHISDFVRAAAKQGLQLSQLHEYWHTDDANQPPRLLTLSWHK